One genomic segment of Penaeus chinensis breed Huanghai No. 1 chromosome 13, ASM1920278v2, whole genome shotgun sequence includes these proteins:
- the LOC125031521 gene encoding uncharacterized protein LOC125031521, whose amino-acid sequence MPRLSLWPNKCRACRGQPTPPPCYQCTFNLQIPPPKYKSLPSHVRDTAHWDRSPSREETAPSFYLDDPDVLEEEQELEQQIVTQRSFYEEEPRGLSTLAATTQSDLSIHMLAQSLRHIALAFVPTDATATQEKAPTPPQRSRHRSSPAIPTTSRHDLLGRRCSGPLVLPHLDRPERPPWATSSTSTSQSSRSSSPGPQNLLSALSSRFSAGSDLYELLNTTPGEPLSPRCSPLPCQLLIPE is encoded by the exons ATGCCCAGGTTATCGCTGTGGCCCAACAAGTGCCGGGCATGCAGGGGCCAGCCCACGCCCCCTCCGTGCTACCAGTGCACCTTCAACCTTCAGATTCCGCCCCCGAAGTACAAGTCGCTCCCCAGCCACGTCCGGGACACCGCGCATTGGGACCGAAGTCCTTCCCGCGAGGAAACAGCGCCGTCGTTCTACCTCGACGATCCTGACGtcctggaggaggagcaggagctggAGCAGCAGATCGTCACCCAGCGAAGCTTCTACGAGGAGGAGCCCCGCGGCTTGAGCACTCTCGCCGCGACGACGCAGAGCGATCTCTCCATCCACATGTTGGCGCAGTCCCTCAGGCATATTGCCCTCGCCTTCGTGCCCACCGATGCCACGGCGACCCAGGAGAAGGCCCCGACGCCGCCTCAGCGATCAAGGCACCGGAGTTCGCCAGCCATTCCCACCACGAGCAGGCACGACCTTCTGGGCAGACGTTGCTCAGGCCCTCTCGTTCTGCCTCATTTG gACCGCCCCGAGAGACCTCCTTGGGCCACCAGCTCGACCAGCACCTCCCAGTCCTCTCGCTCGTCCTCTCCAGGTCCTCAGAACCTGCTCTCGGCGCTCTCCAGCAGGTTCTCCGCGGGTTCTGACCTGTACGAACTCCTCAACACCACGCCAGGAGAACCGCTGTCGCCACGCTGTTCGCCTCTGCCTTGTCAGTTACTTATACCAGAGTGA